One uncultured Carboxylicivirga sp. genomic window, TACCTGCTATGCCAGGTCCTCCCATTTTATTGCAGGAAACGATAAGAGTTGTTGAATCTTTACCTCGTTGGAAGCCTGGAAAACAAGGTGATAGGCCGGTTAAGGTTAGTTATACTATTCCTATGAATTATGATTTTAGGTAAAATGAGAACTCTACTTTTTAGTTTAATCATAAAACAATAGATGTTACCCCTTTGATATGTCTGAAGTCCTAACTCGAAAAGAATATATTGAATATTGCCAAAATTGCTCAAATAAGTCAATTGATAGTAACATCGGTTTAATCTGTGGGTTGACTAATAAAGAACCTTCCTTTTCTGGTAATTGTCATCATTATGTGCCTATAAAAGATGGGTTGGATGAAGTTAAGGATGAAATTCACCACCTGAAAATCAAGATGCAAAGAAAAAAGATTATAGGAATAGGTGTTTTAATAAGTGTTCTTGTTTTCATTGCTATATATTTTAGCTATCAAATCAAATTAAAAGTTGAGAACTATAAATATTCAGTCGGATTTAAGCGGACAGGAGATCAATTCTTTAAAGATGGAAGATATAAGGATGCAATATATTACTATGATATTGCATTAGAGTATGACGATAAAAATATAGAAGCAATTTATTTTCTGGGAAGAAGTTATCAGGAATTAGAAGAAAATAATGAAGCGATTAGCTATTATGCTAAGGTTATTGATATGGACCCGTCTTATGTAATGGCATACAGGGCAAGAGGATATGTAAGAAAACTAAATGAAGATTACTCTAATGCTATTGAAGACTTTAAAAAGTCGTTAGAGTTTGAACCTGAAAACACAAATGCCATAGGCCATATTGCTAATATCTATTCTATATTAGGTGATTTTGAAGAGGCAAGAAGGTATTATAAAATAGCCTTGAAATATGATCCTGATATAGTTATGGCTAGATCTTCATTAGCGTATGTTGAGTATAAATTAGGTAACTATGAGGAAAGCAAAAATCTTTGTTATACAGTTATTGGAAAGCTTCCAACTGATAAAGATTATGCTCACGATATACTGGGATTGGTCTATTATGCTATCAATAAAAAAGATAGTGCTTTAGCTCAATATAATTTAGCACTATTATATGATCCTAATAATTCTCGTTACTATGGTAAATTGGGATATATAAAATTTGAAATGGGACGAAATATTGAAGCTTTGCAGGATTATAATAAAGCAATTGAAATAGATTCATTAAATCCTATTTTCTATTTAAATAGAGCAAAATGTAAATATAATTTAGATTTATACTCATCGGCATTAGAAGATTATAATATTTGCCTTAGCCAATCTATGGCTATGGATAAGAATGACATTTTAAGCTGTTATAAAGGGCGTGCAAAGATTAAAATGACTTTAGGTGATCTGCAAGGCTATGAAATAGATATGGTAATGGTAGATAGCTTAAGTTACAAAGATTAAATTAAAGGCATCGTAATTCGATGCCTTTTTAATGTAATATTAAAAAAATTCTATTTTTCTAATTGATGCTTCAATCGATAAATAGCGATTAGTAAATGGCCATCCCTTAGTTTATCTGCATTGTCGATTAGCTGATTAAGTTTGATCCAATATAGGTCTTTGCTTGGTTGTAAAAGTGTTACTACATGAGGATATACCTGTTCAGGTGTAACACCAATACAAGGCAAGTATTTTTCTCCTAATTTTGCAATAGATTCAACTTTAGTGTTGAAAAACTCCATCTGAAGAATGTACTCTTTCATTTCATCATTGTTACTAATCTTCTTTGGCAGACGAAATGCCGGAGTGGTAAGAATACAGCTATTTCCTTCTTTTAATTGTGGCACAGGCAAGTTTCTTTTCTCAACGCCTATGTATACTTCTTTTTTGTGAAGATAAACAGGCAGCGTTACTATAGTGTTTGAACTTAAGTTAGTGGGTTCAATGTATTCTAAAATTTGCTCGCTTCCTTCTTTGGGATATTCATAAAATTTAGCACGACGATGGGCTAAGAATTCTGCACTTTGCTCAGTTTTTTCGAAGACAAATCCTTTAATATCCAGAAGGTCATCTAAATTGGTTACATCCAATTGTTCGGTTTCTTTTAACTCACTTTTCTCATTAAGCCAATTACCAGGTGATATATTCAAGTTCTGAAGCAATCTGTAAAGCCCCAATTCCAATCGAGCTTCAGGAAGAGCTCCAACCTGTGCAGATTTTAGTAGTTGAGTAGCATCATAAATTCTGTAAGAGCCTGAATCGGTAAATCCTGATAGATTGCCGGTATTATTAAGTTTAGTCGGTAAGTTTTTTAGTAAAATTTGATAATTATTGACAATCTCATTAACCCCTCCAGGAGAAGAATAAAACTGTAAATCATTTTTTGTTTCAATAATGTTGTTTTCAGTTATTCCAATTCTATCGGTAACTATTTTGTTAATGTTGTCCGCTGATATTGTATCGTTTACCCCACCAGTGATTCCTTCAATAATATAACCACTGTAGTTTTTTCCATCTATAATCTGATTATTTTGGTTAATTATTGGACGTGGATAGGCGTGTTTTGCTATAATATGTACTTGTTGTGCGTTTGAAATGTACGGAAGTAAATCAACTACCCTGCCTGGTCGTTGAGCCACATCAAAGACAGATCCTGTAGTGGTGTTAACGAATGATTCTAATTTTAAGAAGTTTTCATTCAGGATAGGCAATTGTCTGGCTGATTTAAGAATTGTCCCTTTGTTCGGAACTTTTTCAGCAGCAATAATATAATTAGTTGGAGGATGTCCGATTGGAGAACCATCCAATTCAAAAAGTGAAAACTTATTTTTATATCGGTTATTAATGATCCATGAATTATAGATGGGTTGTGATACAATTGTCCTTAAGTTCAGTTCTGTCATTACTTCTTCAAACTCATTTTGAGTGTAATAACCATATTCTTCCTGTAATTCAATTTTCCAATCATTTAAATAATCTTTACGACGAATAAATTCAACTGCATCAGGAAAGCTAAGCTGAAAAGTCAAATTTCCGTTTGTGGATATCTTTTTAAGGGGAAAGCCCTGTTCATTTACTGGAGCTAAGGAACGGGCAGTTTGTGAAAAGTCTTCTAAAAGACTAGCATCTTTTTGTCCCTGATCATCATTCGGAAAGCTAATGATAACATCTTTGTTTATTGGTTTAACAAAATCCCGTATTACAATTACTCCTTCATTGCTTAATAATTCAGACTGACGTTTTAGAGTTAAATAAGCTTTGTTTTGTGAGTAGTTATTGAACGAAGTAATATGATGTATAGATGAGCAATTGAAGAATCCAATGATTTGATTATCACTTAAAGAAGTGAGGGTTTCGCCATCATCAATCCTAAACTCCAGATTGGGTAGCTTGTAGGTTTGATCTGCAATCTCAACCATTTTAGGATTTATATCCACACCTATTATTTTTGTGTTGGGAAAAAGGAGGGCTAAAATATATGAACTTGTTCCGGAAGCCATTCCCACATCAACGATGGCATGTCCTTCTTTTTCGTGAAAATAAGCACTGGCCGAGGCGACTTTTTCAACAATGATTGAGTCCATCCCGGCCAGGTATCTTTGGTATTTTTCTTGGTCACCTCTGTCTTGATCTGCGTACATATGTTTGTTTTATTTGCACGCTAAAATTACAAGATTAAATCACCTGTGGAAACGATATTTGCTTTTTCATTGGCAATGCCTATTTCTGCAATGGCCCCGGCATTAAAGGCTAAATAGTCATTTTCAAGACCATCACTAAAAATTTTTCCATTTAAAGGCATATGTGATTCTATCTTTAACGATTCTCCTTTAGGTATAATGCCTGCTGATAGTTGAATGTTTGAATGCCTGCTTTTAAACGGTTCGCGAACTACATAAATCAAATGATTATCATCCCAGTCCATATGCATTTCCATGTCATAGGTACTGTTGTTGAATGTTCTGTTCATTCGGTTGGCCATGTTAAATAATGAACTTAGCCATCCTGTTGAACCAGCTCCTGTAGATACAATTATACCACTGGATGATTGAATCTCAGACTGCTTTTGAAACCATAATTTGTATCGTGCAGATGTGTGAGTGGCAGGACCAATGAATAAATCATTAAAAGCATGAATAGTCTGGCCATCGTTTAATGTGGCCTGGGCCATTGTAATCTGTTTATATTCATATTTATTATTTAAAAATTTGAGTAATCCGGATTCAAAATTGTCAGTATTGTATGGCAACAGAATCCCATCATTTCGGGTTGGATCAGGATTAATGGGTATCATAGGTAGGCCTTTTGCATACTTTGCAGTGTTAGCTACCAAGCCATCCTGACCGACAATGACGATACAATCGTTCTCGCTAAATAGAAAATTAGGGAGAAAGGAGCGATCAATTACCTTAAACTTCAGGTGATGAGAGATGCTGGTTTGTATCTTGTCCATTGATTGATAAAAACAATCATGCTCTTGCTGATAAGCATTAAAATCACCACCTGAATGTTCAATGTAAAACCTGGCCTGAGCTTTGGTGTTAAAACGTTCTATTAACTGCTCAAGCCTGGTTTTATTCTTTACAACTATAGCATTGTCGGTAATCATTTACAACTTCTTTTGCAATAAACTTTGTAACAGATCAGGACTGATATTTAAATGCTCTATTTTATCGGCATTTTCAGCGAGTTCTCTAAATGCCAGAGCAATGTTGTCGCGGGCATCCATGTTTTTAGCATTCATTGCCATAAGCATTTTCCAATCAAAGGCTTTATAGGGTGAAAGTGTTTTTTCCAATAAATAGCCTTTTGCTTCAGCTTCTTTTTTCATATTAGCCGTTTTCATCTCCGTTAATTTAGTCTTAGACTGTTCAATAGAAAGGTCAGCTTCCATTTGTCGTTCACGAATTTCTCGTTCACTTTCCTGCTCTTTAAGCTTAATCTGTGCTTTCCGGTCAACAATTTCTTTTTCCTTCTCTTGTACAGCAATTTCAGTATTTAACTCACTCTCTCTGATACGACGCTCTTGCTCAACCGCAAAATTGCGCCTTTCGTAAATGGCCTGATCAGCTTCTTTCTGAAGGTTTTCGCAGGTTTCGGTCTCCAATGCTTTTGCCATTTCAGGGGTGGGAGAAACTCTTATAACGTCCACGTTTATAACCTCTACGCCTAAATGTTCAATACTTTCAGATGATCTTAAGCCTTCGTCAATATATTCACCAATTTCTTTGGCACTTCTGATGGCTGTTTTCAGATTTAATTGTTGAATGAATTTTGATGTCGCAGCCTGAGCTTCATTATTCAATCGTTGATTTATCTTCTCAAAATTATCCTCTTTGTATTGATGACGATTAATTAAAGTAAAATCCAATACTTCTGATAGCTGATGAGGGTTTTTTATGTTATAAGTAATTTGTCCTTGTATAGCAATTTTCTGAAAATCATTAGTGGTTTCACTAAAGATAAACTGTATGTCCTTACTACCTAAAGGAATTGCTGCAATAGATGTTGTTGGGGCATAATAATAGAATGATAAACCTTTTCCTTCTCTTTTGATTTTTCCTTTAGAGAATTGAATGACATGCGTCATTGAGTCAAATTTTACAAAATTAATTCCAAACATAAGACATTAGTTTAATGGTTTGAGAGCTTTATTAGGCTCAAAAAATGATATAGTAATTCCATTCAATGACCAGTAAGGCATTGTTATAAGAGGGTAGCAAACCATTTAGCTGTACTTTGGTTAGTCAGACAAGTACAGCTAAAGTCTGACTTATGCTACGGGAACTAAATCGTATGATTAAATCTCAAAATTAAATCCCCGGCTTTTGAGAGCCTGATATTTTTCTTTATCAAAACGGAATTGTCTGGCACTTTTGTGAGCAATTCCTTCTATTTTATCTTCTATAGGTTCAAGAATATCCAAGTTCATGAATTTTCGGTTGAAGTTTCGTCGATCTACCTGTATTCCAAGAATTGCCTCGTATAGTCTTTGCAGTTGTGGGATCGTAAATACTTCCTCCAATAATTCAAATCCAATAGGTTCATATTTAATTTTGCCTTTTAAACGATCATGCGCAACTCTTAAGATCCTGTCATGATCAAATGCTAATGTAGGAACCTGATTTATAGGATACCATTTTGCGTCACTGGCATCATCTCCACCAATCAGGTTAAAATCAGTCGATTTAATAAGTGCAAAATACGAAACTGTTATAACTCTTCCACGAGGATCTCGATTGACATCGCTAAATGTATACAACTGTTCTAAGAATAAATCTTCTACACCTGTTTCTTCGGCTAATTCACGACGGGCACATTCTTCAGTTGTCTCGTCCATCTGAACAAAACCTCCGGGTAATGCCCATTGTCCTTTAAATGGCTCAATGCCTCGTTCGACAAGTAGGATATGAAGATCAATGCCATCAAAACCGAAAATTGCACAATCTGTAGTTACAGAAGGCCTTGGGTACTCATAGCAATATTTTTGTTTGTTTTCTGTTTTCATTTGCGCGTCATTATGACACAAATATACAAATGATTTTTGAAGTGTCAAAATTATGTGTCAAAATTACACCAAAATTAATTTTCTTTCATAAAAGCCATTATAACTAATGAGAATAGAATCATTAATTACAATTAAGTGTTTGAAAATAATGGTTCAAATCATTGTAAAAATGATGCAATGCTTTTAAGTATGTTGTATTAACTAAAATTTTATTTATTGCTGAAATACAGTATGTTGGAATGATTCTAAACTGTATTCTTTTCTCTCGTTTGTTATTGACGATCAGTATAGGTACAACTTAATTTTGTGCAAAATTCACTTTTATGAAATCTTTCCTATTGATGTTAGCATTTTGCTGCATCCCTCTACTGATATATAGTCAGAAGAAGAGTGAAAATATTGTCGCAACTTCAGGCAATACAATTATTACTTCAGAGGGAAGCATGGATTGGGTCATTGGTGAGAATTTAATTGATCACCAGATCTTGTTTGGGAATAATGCTCCGGAAGATGTTTTTCCTCAGTTAAAAAAACAAACTTTTGTTGCATTCCCAACAATTACTCCTGATAAGGTTTATATCGTCTCCCAAATTGATGAATGGAAGGACTTAAATATCATGGTCTATGATGTATCAAACCGTTGGTTACTTACCAAAAAGTGGAAAAGTAATCCAATGGAAATAGACTTGTCTGGTTTTAAAAGCGGGCTGTATATTATTCGATTGATCATCGAAAAGCAATCTGTTTATGCGGTGTTTAAAGTTGTAAAACAATAACCCAAATTGATTTATATGAAAAGAATATTTACCTGTTTGATAATATTATGCTCGTATATGAACCTTACTTATAGTCAGGTTCCTCAGGCGTTAAAATATAAAGCAATTGCCAAAGATGAATGGGGAATTGCCTTGCCAAGTAAAGATGTTACTCTACAATTTACCATACTGCAAGATGGTTTTGAAGTGTATAAAGAACAGCACTATACCGTTACAAATAAGTTCGGTTTAATGGATGTTAATATCGGGGAAGGAACCAACGTTTTACTTGGATCTTTCGCGGCTATTGACTGGTCTGTTGGAGAATATTCATTGAAAGTAGAATTAGATCCTAAAGGAGGTGTTGATTTCAGGATAGATGGCTCTGATCGGTTGTTGTCAGTTCCTTTTGCCTTATTTGCTGGTAGTGTGGCAAATAGTGAAGATAATGATAATGACTCAGGTAATGAGCTAATTAGTAATGCCTATTTGCAAGGAACAACATTATATATCATCGAAGGAAATCAATCCATCATGATTGATTTATTAAGTCTTCAAGATGGTGTTGATGATGCAGATAATGATCCAACCAATGAGTTACAAACCATAAATATTGAAAACAATACATTGACACTTTCCGAAGGAGGATCAGTAACATTGCCCGTAGCAACAATGATAGGGCAGTATTATTTTGCAGATAAAGATGGGGATGGCTTCGGGGATAATTTTAATTTGGTTTGGATTCCATCAACAGCTAGTATTCCGGTGGGTTATATAATGCAAAGTGGAGATTGTAATGATAATAATCAAAATATTAATCCAGGAGCGAATGAAATAGCAGGTGATGGAATTGACCAAAATTGCGATGGTGTTGATGCCCTTGATTGTGTTTTTGAAGTTAATGGAACCTGGATGGTGAATGAAGATATTGAACTCTGTAGCTCTGTTTCACATTTTTTCAATGAGTTTACAGTGAATGACATTAACGGATCGAAACAGTTGGTTTATTTGCCGGAGACAATCTTTGTTTTGCCTCTTGTAACGCAGGATGAGTGTCATTATGAATTTGCTATTGAGTCAGCTCAGGCAGCTTATATGTATGTCACCTTTGATATTATTGATGAACAGACCATTGGAGGTACAGTTAATTACTATAATGATTTATTAGGACTTAATTGTGACGTAGTAACAGATTTTACAGCGGTTAAATTAGTAAATACTGATTGTGATTCTGGCTGGGCAGATTGTAACGGTGATCCTTCTGATGGCTGTGAAACAGATCTTTCAACATCCAGCTCAAGTTGCGGTGAATGCGGAAATGCCTGTCCTGAAGGCTATATTTGTCAATCTGGTGAATGTGTGGCTGTAGATGAAAATGACAATGATGGAGATGGATATTCTGTTTTAAATGGGGATTGTAATGATAGTAATGTAAATATTTACCCAGGCGCTCCCGAAATCTGTGGAGATGGTATTGATAATAATTGTAATGGAGAAGTTGATGAGGGATGTCCTGAAACAGATTGCGGTCAATCAATAATCAATTTATTTAATTGTATCAATTTAAATTGTACAGATGGTGATCAACAGTGTGTTACTGATCAATGTAACGCAGAATTTGTGGCAGTGTTTGCCTCCAATTGTCTGGATATAACGTGTGCATTGAATTATTTTAGCAATCCGGAGAGTTATTCACTAGATCCTTCATGGACTCCGGAAGAGGTTGCTGAGTATTTAATATCTCTTTGTGGGGTTGAGGATCAGGATGGAGATGGGTATGCTCCAACTCAGGGTGATTGTAATGATTTTGATAATACTGTTTATCCTGGAGCAATCGATATTTGTGGCGATGGAGTTGATCAAAATTGCGATGGAGTAGATGCTGTTTGTGGTGATGATGATGGTGATGGTTATTCTCCTGAGATGGGTGATTGTGACGATACGGATCCAAATATTTACCCTGGTGCAGAAGAATTTTGCGATGATGTTGATAATGATTGTGATGGAGAAATAGATGAAGATGCAGGTATGGAGTGGCTGGCAGATGCTGACGGCGATGGTTGGGGTTCTGTTGATGTATCAACCATAGTTATTGCCTGCGAACGACCAGTTGGATATGTTGATGCTGAATTCATTGGAGATTGTAATGATGATGATGCATCTATAAATCCTGGTGCTCCTGAAATTTGCGGAGATGGAATAGATCAAAACTGTGATGGGGATGATGTAATCTGTGATGATATTGATGGAGATGGTATTGCTGACAGTCAGGATAATTGCCCAAATAATTATAATCCGAATCAGACAGATAGCAATGGAGATGGTATTGGTGATGCCTGTAGCGATGGTCTTGCTCTTCATATATTACAGGTGTATCCTACAGCAATTTACAACGGTATAAACTCACCAGTTAGTTTATTATTAGAACCAATGGAGGTTGAACTTACGGGTATTAATTTGATTTCTCAAGACATGTTAGTCACACCTGTTGAATTTAATATTCAATCAGACATAGAAGTGATAATTCTTGTTCCGGCAGTTCTTTCAGAAGGAGAATATAATATTGAGTATTCATGGTCTGGAGGAACAGCTATATTTACTAATGGGCTCCTGATCACAGAAAATTTAACCCTAATAGTAAATTCAGTATCACCAAATATTGTGTCATCGAATGTAGGCACTGAGATTTTAATTCAAACCAATGGAGGTTTGACTGATCCTTCAGTTGTTTATTTATCTGCAGATGAATTATTAGAAGGTATTTCAATACCTGTTTTTTCAACTTTTATTGATAATTCTACTTTATCAGCAACTGTTCCCGAGGGATTGCCAACAGGAGTTTATACTGTTGTAATTGTTACAAGTGATGGTAATGCAGGAATTTATTCTCCTTTCTTTATTGACATAGATAGTGATGGAGATGGGATAATGGATGATGCTGATAATTGTCCAAATACTTATAATCCTGATCAGACAGATAGCAATGGTAATGGAATTGGAGATGTCTGTGAAGTAGTCCATTTAATTGGATTGGAACCGGCTGAAGTTACGCTAGCTACAAATACAACTTTTGAATTCACATTATTGCTCAATATACCTGCACCTGATGGCGGTATTAGTGTAAATATCACTTCGTCATCACCTGAATTATTAACTCCGGCACAAGTAATTATTCCTGAAGGTCAAACAGAAGGGGTTTTTCAGGTTACCACAGGATTAATACCAGAACAGGTAATGCTTGATTGTTTTTATGAAGGTGAGTTGGTCAGTGCTATTATTTATGTTGAAGAAGGTGTCTCATCAGATAGCGATGGAGACGGTTTGGCAGATGAATTTGATCCTGATCCTAACGACCCTGACATGGATAATGATGGCTTGTTAGATGGAGAGGAAGATTTAAATCATAATGGTGTCTATGATGTTGACGAGTCTAATTTCCTGGATGCCGATACCGATGATGATGGTTTATCAGATGGAGATGAATTAATATTCGGAACAGGCATGCTTTATCCGGATACAGACAGAGATGGATTAAGTGATGGACTGGAGGTTGGACGATCTACGCCCATTAGTTCAGGGGTTAGTGATGGTAATTATACATCATATGCAGGAACAGCTTTATCATGGCAGGGTGATACAGATCCAGCTACAACAACCGATCCTTTAGATGCTGATACCGATAATGATAAATTAAGTGATGGACCCAATACTGTTCCGGGTGTTAGTATAGGTGGAGAAGATCGAAATGCGGATGGCAGAATGGGCAGTGGAGAAACTGATCCTACTAATGCGGATACAGATGGAGATTCTTTGTTAGATGGTGATGAGGATCTTGATGGCGATGGTGTTTTAGATTCTAATGAAACAGATGCATTAGATTTCGACACTGATAATGATGGATCTCATGATGGAATTGATTGTAATCCTTTGGATTCTGATATATATCCCGGAGCACCTGAGATTTGTGGAGATGGAATCGATCAGGATTGTGACGGAGGTGATTTGAATTGTGCCAGTAATGATGGGTATGGAGAATTAATATATGATGGTGTAACAATCTTACCAACAAATCTTACTGAGCTAAGTCCTTCGATACATTCAGTTGTTCTTGATTGTATCGAACCATTTTCCC contains:
- a CDS encoding SPFH domain-containing protein, producing the protein MFGINFVKFDSMTHVIQFSKGKIKREGKGLSFYYYAPTTSIAAIPLGSKDIQFIFSETTNDFQKIAIQGQITYNIKNPHQLSEVLDFTLINRHQYKEDNFEKINQRLNNEAQAATSKFIQQLNLKTAIRSAKEIGEYIDEGLRSSESIEHLGVEVINVDVIRVSPTPEMAKALETETCENLQKEADQAIYERRNFAVEQERRIRESELNTEIAVQEKEKEIVDRKAQIKLKEQESEREIRERQMEADLSIEQSKTKLTEMKTANMKKEAEAKGYLLEKTLSPYKAFDWKMLMAMNAKNMDARDNIALAFRELAENADKIEHLNISPDLLQSLLQKKL
- a CDS encoding T9SS type A sorting domain-containing protein, with amino-acid sequence MKSFLLMLAFCCIPLLIYSQKKSENIVATSGNTIITSEGSMDWVIGENLIDHQILFGNNAPEDVFPQLKKQTFVAFPTITPDKVYIVSQIDEWKDLNIMVYDVSNRWLLTKKWKSNPMEIDLSGFKSGLYIIRLIIEKQSVYAVFKVVKQ
- a CDS encoding class I SAM-dependent methyltransferase; protein product: MYADQDRGDQEKYQRYLAGMDSIIVEKVASASAYFHEKEGHAIVDVGMASGTSSYILALLFPNTKIIGVDINPKMVEIADQTYKLPNLEFRIDDGETLTSLSDNQIIGFFNCSSIHHITSFNNYSQNKAYLTLKRQSELLSNEGVIVIRDFVKPINKDVIISFPNDDQGQKDASLLEDFSQTARSLAPVNEQGFPLKKISTNGNLTFQLSFPDAVEFIRRKDYLNDWKIELQEEYGYYTQNEFEEVMTELNLRTIVSQPIYNSWIINNRYKNKFSLFELDGSPIGHPPTNYIIAAEKVPNKGTILKSARQLPILNENFLKLESFVNTTTGSVFDVAQRPGRVVDLLPYISNAQQVHIIAKHAYPRPIINQNNQIIDGKNYSGYIIEGITGGVNDTISADNINKIVTDRIGITENNIIETKNDLQFYSSPGGVNEIVNNYQILLKNLPTKLNNTGNLSGFTDSGSYRIYDATQLLKSAQVGALPEARLELGLYRLLQNLNISPGNWLNEKSELKETEQLDVTNLDDLLDIKGFVFEKTEQSAEFLAHRRAKFYEYPKEGSEQILEYIEPTNLSSNTIVTLPVYLHKKEVYIGVEKRNLPVPQLKEGNSCILTTPAFRLPKKISNNDEMKEYILQMEFFNTKVESIAKLGEKYLPCIGVTPEQVYPHVVTLLQPSKDLYWIKLNQLIDNADKLRDGHLLIAIYRLKHQLEK
- a CDS encoding tetratricopeptide repeat protein; amino-acid sequence: MSEVLTRKEYIEYCQNCSNKSIDSNIGLICGLTNKEPSFSGNCHHYVPIKDGLDEVKDEIHHLKIKMQRKKIIGIGVLISVLVFIAIYFSYQIKLKVENYKYSVGFKRTGDQFFKDGRYKDAIYYYDIALEYDDKNIEAIYFLGRSYQELEENNEAISYYAKVIDMDPSYVMAYRARGYVRKLNEDYSNAIEDFKKSLEFEPENTNAIGHIANIYSILGDFEEARRYYKIALKYDPDIVMARSSLAYVEYKLGNYEESKNLCYTVIGKLPTDKDYAHDILGLVYYAINKKDSALAQYNLALLYDPNNSRYYGKLGYIKFEMGRNIEALQDYNKAIEIDSLNPIFYLNRAKCKYNLDLYSSALEDYNICLSQSMAMDKNDILSCYKGRAKIKMTLGDLQGYEIDMVMVDSLSYKD
- a CDS encoding NUDIX domain-containing protein, with amino-acid sequence MKTENKQKYCYEYPRPSVTTDCAIFGFDGIDLHILLVERGIEPFKGQWALPGGFVQMDETTEECARRELAEETGVEDLFLEQLYTFSDVNRDPRGRVITVSYFALIKSTDFNLIGGDDASDAKWYPINQVPTLAFDHDRILRVAHDRLKGKIKYEPIGFELLEEVFTIPQLQRLYEAILGIQVDRRNFNRKFMNLDILEPIEDKIEGIAHKSARQFRFDKEKYQALKSRGFNFEI